The proteins below come from a single Miscanthus floridulus cultivar M001 chromosome 1, ASM1932011v1, whole genome shotgun sequence genomic window:
- the LOC136535455 gene encoding SH3 domain-containing protein 2-like has protein sequence MEAIRKQASKLREQVARQQQAVMKQFGGGYGADGVFADEAEAQQHSKLEKLYISTRAAKHFQRDIVRGVEGYIVTGSKQVEIGNKLCEDGKKYGTENTCTSGSTLSKAALSFAKARSMMEKERGNVLKALGTQVAEPLRAMVMGAPLEDARHLAQRYDRMRQEAEAQAIEVSKRQMKLREASGNSDMVARLEAAESKLQELKSNMGVLGKEAVAAMTAVEAQQQRLTLQRLIALVESERNYHQKVLQILDQLEREMVSERQRIEGAPPPVVESSMPPPPAYEEVNGIFMRNTVAELVETVEYFLAEAIQSYRAESDTELNLSAGDYIVVRKVSNNGWAEGECRGKAGWFPYDYIQKRERVLASKVAQGF, from the exons ATGGAGGCCATCCGGAAGCAGGCCTCAAAGCTCCGGGAGCAGGTCGCTCGGCAGCAGCAG GCGGTGATGAAGCAGTTCGGGGGTGGGTACGGCGCAGACGGCGTGTTCGCGGATGAGGCCGAGGCGCAACAGCACTCCAAGCTCGAGAAGCTCTACATCTCCACGCGCGCCGCCAAG CACTTCCAAAGGGATATTGTTCGGGGCGTCGAGGGCTACATCGTCACGGGGTCGAAGCAAGTCGAGATCG GGAACAAGTTATGTGAGGATGGCAAGAAGTATGGCACTGAGAACACTTGTACCAGTGGAAGCACGCTGTCGAAGGCAGCATTAAGTTTTGCTAAGGCACGGTCCATGATGGAAAAGGAAAGGGGTAACGTGCTGAAAGCCCTCGGCACACAG GTTGCAGAACCACTGAGGGCTATGGTTATGGGAGCTCCTTTGGAGGATGCTCGCCACCTCGCCCAAAGATACGACAGAATGCGTCAAGAAGCTGAAGCGCAG GCTATTGAAGTTTCAAAACGCCAAATGAAACTAAGAGAAGCATCTGGAAATAGTGATATGGTTGCAAGGCTAGAAGCAGCTGAGTCAAAGCTGCAGGAGTTGAAATCAAATATGGGGGTTTTGGGCAAAGAAGCTGTTGCAGCAATGACTGCCGTTGAAGCCCAACAGCAAAGACTGACACTGCAGCGTCTTATTGCATTG GTTGAATCAGAGAGAAACTACCACCAAAAGGTCCTACAAATTCTTGATCAACTTGAGAGAGAG ATGGTATCTGAGCGCCAAAGAATTGAAGGAGCACCTCCTCCAGTGGTTGAGAGTTCCATGCCTCCGCCGCCTGCATATGAAGAGGTCAATGGTATATTCATGAGGAATACAGTTGCAGAATTGGTTGAGACTGTGGAGTATTTCTTGGCTGAG GCAATCCAGTCATATCGAGCAGAGAGTGATACTGAGCTCAACCTTTCAGCTGGTGACTACATAGTGGTCCGAAAG GTGTCGAACAATGGATGGGCCGAAGGTGAATGCAGGGGGAAAGCTGGCTGGTTCCCCTACGACTACATCCAGAAACGAGAGCGTGTGCTTGCAAGTAAAGTCGCCCAAGGTTTCTAA
- the LOC136535508 gene encoding uncharacterized protein produces MAAAVTLLRLPLARLSYHPRSVPSSHLPPPRLRILTSHRLFSPLDHGSASASASTAVAEVVVPDAEEESVEEESAAEAEAEAEAPRSFVLPRLPRPKLSVKERKELASYAHGLGKKLKSQQVGKSGVTPNLASAFSDNLESNELLKLKIHGNCPGKLPDVILQLEESTGSIAVYQIGRSVILYRPSTSKMKKKQQVAENARRFSSPEEGNARRFVKSEESFEECPRNSSGR; encoded by the exons ATGGCGGCGGCGGTAACCCTCCTCCGCCTTCCTCTCGCCCGTCTCTCCTACCACCCCCGCTCCGTACCTTCCTCTCATCTCCCGCCCCCTCGCCTCCGTATCCTCACCTCCCATCGCCTTTTCTCCCCCCTAGACCACGGCTCCGCCTCTGCCTCCGCTTCCACGGCCGTCGCCGAGGTTGTAGTGCCGGACGCAGAGGAGGAGTCGGTAGAGGAGGAATCTGCGGCCGAGGCTGAGGCTGAGGCTGAGGCGCCCAGGTCGTTCGTGCTCCCACGGCTGCCGCGGCCGAAGCTGAGCGTGAAGGAGCGGAAGGAACTGGCCTCGTACGCGCACGGCCTCGGCAAGAAGCTCAAATCGCAGCAGGTCGGCAAGAGCGGCGTCACACCCAACCTTGCCTCCGCCTTCAGTGACAACCTCGAATCCAACGAGCTCCTAAAG CTAAAAATTCATGGGAACTGCCCTGGGAAGCTACCTGATGTGATACTTCAACTTGAGGAGTCAACAGGATCCATCGCCGTTTACCAAATTGGTCGCTCTGTTATTCTGTATAGGCCTAGCACCAGCAAGATGAAAAAGAAACAACAAGTTGCTGAAAATGCTAGGAGATTTTCAAGTCCTGAAGAAGGAAATGCTAGGCGGTTTGTAAAATCTGAAGAATCATTTGAAGAATGCCCTAGAAACAGCTCAGGCAGATGA